In the Ranitomeya imitator isolate aRanImi1 chromosome 2, aRanImi1.pri, whole genome shotgun sequence genome, cttcactcactctctgaatccctcctccctctcacagacataagctccctacacaatgtggatgatgctgccgctctatataacaccacaatagctgcagctttggaatctcttgcccctctcacacataccaaagctcgcaaaatcaacagacaaccctggcacaccagcatgaccaaagaactgaggcgagcttccagagctgctgagcgcagatggaaaagatcccactccaacgagcacttcatcacattcaaacagtccctcactactttcaaaacaatgctcgccacagcaaaacaaacctacttctcatctctcatatcctccctgtctcacaaccccaaacagttattcaacaccttcaactctctcctccgtcccccagcacctcctccctccccactcatctcagctgaagactttgcctcatttttcaagcagaaaattgagaacatcagagacagttttaataaacaacccccagaacccttcctcccaactgcctagccctccacctccaaaaccaacttctccaccattacagaagacggactctccactctactctcaagatcgcatctcaccacctgtgcacttgacccactctcatcccacttcatcccaaacctcaccacagtcttcatcccaaccctaacccatctcttcaacctatcactaacaactggcattttcccctcaagctttaaacatgcctcaatcacacctatcctcaaaaagccctctcttgacccatcctctgtatctagctatcgccctatatcacttctcccctttgcctcaaaactactggaacaacatgtccatcttgaactgtcctcccatctatcttcctgctccttcttcgaccgctttcaatcaggcttccggtcacaccactccactgaaactgccctaactaaggtcaccaatgacctattaaccgccaagagcaagcgacactactctatcctcctcctcctggacctgtcctctgcctttgacacagtggaccattccctgctgctgcagaccctctcatcccttggaatcacagaattggccctatcctggatctcatcatacctaactgaccgtacattcagcgtctcccactcacacaccacctcctcacctcgccccctatctgtcggagtcccgcaaggttcagttctaggacccctgctcttctccatttacacctttggcctgggacagctcatagaatctcacggctttcagtatcatctctacgctgatgacacacagatctacatctctggaccagatctcacctccctactaaccagaatccctcaatgtctgtctgctatttcatccttcttctccactagatttctaaaacttaacatggacaaaacagaattcatcatctttcccccatctcacacgacctccccaacgaacctatccattacagtaaacggctgcccgctctccccagtcccacaagcccactgtcttggggtaatccttgacactgatctctcctttaaaccacatatccaaaccctttccacttcctgccgcctccaactcaaaaatatttcacggatccgcaaattcctaaaccaagaatctgcaaagaccctagtccatgccctcatcatctcccgccttgactactgtaacctcctgctctgttgcctcccctcgaacactcttgcacccctccaatctattctaaactctgctgcccgactaatccacctgtccccccgctattccccggcctctcccctctgtcaatccctgcactggctccccatcacccagagactccagtacaaaagcctaaccatgacatacaaagccatccacaacctgtctcctccatacatctgtgacctcgtctcccggtactttcctgcacgcaacctccgatccacacaagatctccttctctactcccctattatctcctcttcgcacaatcgcatacaagatttctctcgtgcatcccccctactctggaattctctaccacaacatatcagactcttgcctaccatcgaaaccttcaaaaagaacctgaagacccacctcttccgacaagcctacaacctgcagtaaccaccgattgaccaaaccgctgcacggccagctctaccctcacctactgtatcctcacccatcccttgtagattgtgagccctcgcgggcagggtcctctctcctcctgtaccagttgtgacttgtattgttcaagattattgtacttgttttattatgtatacccctcctcacatgtaaagcgccatggaataaatggcgctataataataaataataataataataataataataaaaatgtcaacATTATAAAAGGCATCCATCTTGTCATTGAAGTTTGGAACGTCTTATACAATTTTCATTAACTGATCGTGTATTTTCAGATTAATTTGTGCTGCTCTGTCATGGAATTTTTTCTGTTGTAGTTCATCTGCCTGAAAATCTTCTACTGAAACATCTGGATTTTGTGTGTCTGGTAAAAATGATTTGGCGCATTGTCTTCCTGTTTGTTTGATCGTGTAACAACAGAAGCCTTTTTTATATCTTGGTGCAATTTGGACAATAATTCTGTTTAAGTATCAATTTGATCTTCCAATTGTTCATTATGTTCTGACAATATCAAACAATTTGGACAATTGAAGTAATCCCCGTCAGACTCTTGTGTGTCACCTTGTGTGTCAGTATGACCAATGTCTTGTGTGATAGTACATGCTTTATGTGTTTGTGTTTCAGTTTTCTCAAAAACTAAATTATTGTACACTCAGACCATTTTGAAGCTTTCTCTGTAACTTGTTTTACTGAGAAAAGCCTTATCAATTTTAAGATTCTCTGCTTCGCATTGGCTATACAAACTAGACCATAATTGTGAATCTGTATGGCTATGAACAAACTTAAACTCTAATACTTTTCTTAGAATAATCATGAATAAAATCCATTTTCTCACATATGGAATGTCTTTTCCTCTAGTGGATTGATCCAATGGTCAATGGATGGTCCTCCGTATCTTTACTGACTCCTCAGACCTCCGCCTGGATGGGACACATGTAGCTCTTTATGGTTGGAGACACAAATCTTCACTCCTCTGTAGGCTCTGTCTGATCCTTGTGACGTGAAATAGTGGAATTCCTGCGCCTTGAACAACAGGTGTTTAGCAGAGCTCTCCTCCCCCTGCGTGCAATCGAAAGGAATCCACCCAAAATAGCACAAAAAACAGATTTGGCTGTGCTCCCCAAAATGTTAGAAAAAAATAAcactttcttactttttttttttttaagtaagagCACGGTGAGGATAGAAAGGAACGCAATATTGAATAatgtggataaaacaaatcttgttaatgtttattcaaaaagtgattacaaaaatgaagaaaagttcATAGCACCCAAACATAAGTATTAGATTATAAAAGAGAAAACAAGCATTCAGTGGTTCTTACATATGGTCTTGAAGTTGATGTGGTGCGGGTTGGACATTCTTAAAGTATGAGAGATCTCCTGAACAAGAGTTAGGTCGGCTtatatactattttgacccatagacttacattggtttctatttttcctgtctcataacAACATAAGATGTTCTGCCGCTATGTTCATGGCCTCTACCATATTAGAAGAACACTAGTAACTTGCGGAATATGAATATTAGTTTtttgtacattacctcattttgaaatgcttaagcaTATAGCCTGTGATCTTTAAGAACCATTTACTATCTCCAAATAGCCAcatattgacagttctgacaaAAGACCTATAGTTCTGACAGAGAACAGATGTATTGGCCAAAATCCTCAGAATAACTAATTCCCTCAATATACAGAGTATCTATTTGCTAGTTAGAACCTGCATATGTTACGTAatctacattttattattattgaaatactaatattttacagtggcttaccctccttctggagtgtgtcaatgactgccttctagacatttGTCCAGTCAGCagatgtggagcctactgaaacagactaagggaccttttttaaatgtttaggaagccactgcaggtgtttttattctaatttactgacataatgacttttgggttttcattggctgtaggatatagtcatcaacagaaataaacgcttgagatagatcactctgtaatgactaatataagagtttaattttttgcattgaagaactgaaataaataaactttttgataatattctaatttatttagaagcacttgtatgtgactatataaaaacaattaagaacttaaaaaagcttctcccctgtgtgaattctttggtggctagaaagagatggtttcttcacgaaacatttcccacattctgagcaggaaaaaggcttctcccctgtgtgggttttctggtggctaacaagattcgctttgtgtttaaaacatttcccacattctgaacaggaaaaaggcttctcccgtgtgtgggttttctggtggctaacaagattcgatttgtggttaaaacatttcccacattctgaacaggaaaaaggcttctcccctgtgtgggttttctggtggctaacaagattcgctttgtggttaaaacatttcccacattctgaacaggaaaaaggcttctctcctgtgtgggttctttggtgggtaacaagcttgttcactgtgtgaatgctctggtgactgacaaaatctgatttctggttaaaacatctcccacacttggaacaagaaaatctattgtCTGCTTTGTGAAGTTTTTGTTGTTTGAGAAATGACTTTTctaggggaaaactatttccatattctgaaaatgaaaatgtcttcattgctttaggagcagttcgatttttaatgcttattttgtgactttgattttcattAGTACTAggcaatgaatcagaagacaggacctgttccaAATGATCAGAtggcagatctttgctgtgaagggatgatggtatatttggagtaatggcattcacttcaattgtatcctgcgggatctcaagattatctgatttaaacattgaagatgtcagctgtccctctgatctcctggtacggtcatctgccaagaataaaaccaattattattttagaataaaatatccttaaattctatatttttgaacatttctatttAAACGGTCTGTAAAAATGGTAAGTTATGCAAAATTATTaaattattcaccaagacaatgacagtttacAGTTTACAgactgtgctcaaaaccacattaagcaTCCATGCTTTTGGCATTACTATTGTGAGAAGAAACCACTTATTTTACGGCATGTGTATCTCCTGGAGCACAatttgggcactatgtgttgggtaataacttgggaaatttgcaattttcactctccaacatccactgcgcgtGCTAATATCTGGAAACTGCAGtgcagtcaaaatagtcactattccTATAGATTCATTTATTGAgggttataatttacaaaatggggtcactttatagGGATTTCATCTGCTCTGGTTTTCTGCAATTTTGTCATATTAGGGATTCTGCAAATGGTGTGTCCCATCTCCTCTGGGATCTGCTCCTGCAACGTCTGCTTCGGACACCAGACGCGGCTTACTAATTCTGCAGGCGATGCTGGAAGCTCTTGGCGGTGCAGGCTTTTcccagccactaagattagggtgcctggcatctgtagtaccatccagtctggcagtatgggtgtttGTGCTATCAGCTGCAGTAATCTGCTCCCTGTTTTAGCCAATTGGAATGCACCACACCTTTTTAATCAGATACATTTGTATTAACCATAACAAGATTTACAACAGATCACATGTTCATACTCATTTTATGTTTTACAGTAAATTAACCCCCCGATGGAAACCATATCAGGAGCAAACAATAATTCGTCCATAGTTGACAATATCAAACCGAGTTGCAGTTTACCATAAGTTGTACTCTATAATACTATATACTGATAGAAcattaatcctatccaaccacggcTGCCATAATTTATGGAAGAAATCCAGCTCGTCTCTCCTGGTGTAAATACTTATCTCAAGttgaattatgtggttcatttgagCAATGAATTCGGAGGCTCCTCTCTAACCCAATATTTTGCAATCAGTTTCCTTGCAACAAACAATAATCTTGCAATTACAATTTTAGCAGTATTGTCAGTTAATATTTCCTCCACATACCCTAATATAGATATCAACGGATCCCTAGGGATAACGTACCCATACACCACTCCAATGAAGTTCAACACTACAATCCAATAAGAGGACAATCTGGGACAATCCCAAAGCAGATGCAATATGTCCGTCTGAGATTGAGAACACCTTGGGCAATCAGAATTGGACTTCGAATGCACCCCACCTTACTAAAGCTTGAAGCATATTGCTGGAttctgccagatacagccttgatctcctctagttcagtcctctgtgctcagctcccggcttgtgtatttgtttgctGTTGTTACCCCAGCCTGTTTACTGACTACTCCTATGTCTCCTGAGTTAGTATTTTCTCTGGCCTCTTGGTTCTGACACGGTTATCGGTCTATTCTTCTTCCCATTTTACtccacagaacagcaggtaacacTGTGGCCCAAGCCTAGGGGTCTCTGTGTAGGTCCAAATCCATGTAGAGGGGTTAAAGAAGTGAAAGGGTAATGGgcaaaactgtgactatagacaataacacatctactgaaatgatcaagctGAATAATCatcctcaggaaaaaaaaaatgagtagTGGTGAAACTTCTCTGGAGTAATTGGAGTATGGGACTCGGTGGCTCTAGGCAATATAAACTATCGTAAggaccaatattttctgtcagataaatgtcaagaagaaatattagacattTAAATATAACTTTTTATAATAGCGCAGAGCTGAGGGATCTTAAATTTAGATCTCAGGCATTTGGTAACTGAAACCTTTTTCTAAACACTACCAGGGAGCTACAGACTCAGATAAGTGAGGCAGGCCGATCCCACGACATTCAAACTATCATGCAGAATGaacatgtatataaaaaaaaaagttacatcctcAACAACAACATAGGTATGAGGGGAGAACTCCAACACTAAACCGGAGTTTATGGTGGACTACTGGAGCtactatgtgttaggggtcgagttcccacctctgcacggggggaatctcagtccgtctccgctgcgatctcccattcttctcctgccgcagtggagcctgctcagcagagaggtcggttccagcatcttgctcagtcccactctgtacgaagagttactgctgcttttcctgcttctgccattgaagtcagtgctgggcagcggcgagcagacgcttctaggactaagtcctgcttttcttgttctgagcatgcccagagtaagatctcccagtggagattgagggtcacatggtcagatactgcagctaagtccattggtcctttcaggaaggtcctgtaagtgctaggactaagtcctgctttgcacacactgagcatgcccagggcaagatctctcagtggagatttagggtcacatgctcaggtatggcagtctctcattggtccttctaggaagatcttttgcttgctgcagctatataaggctcgcatggccgcacggccatgcgccagtatcaattctaatatgtgctttgcgccagtgtggttatgcatgtatcTGTTCAggaacccagctgaaataagcccctagaatgctggcacctccggcgaggagattgtgtgaacgtgattcagggacctggctgaaataagcccctagaataccggcacctccggtgaggagattgcgtgtgtgcttaaccaatgactgctatcagttcagcagtaagcttgtgctcctgtgaggctaacagggcgcagtgctttcctctcgcggctgctctgtgaggtaacagagctagtctataccgccaaacagtgccaccattcactagcagcaggttctcctgcacggtggatcccgggctgcgaacgcaccatttataataaacatctatttttactcggtgcgttccgctagccctaacaactatgagtcctgaccagaagagtagagaaagtattagcgcccccatttcaggagagattactgcacaatccgaattaccgtatatactcgactataagccgacccgagtataagccgagacccctaattttgccacaaaaaactgggaaaacttaatgactcgagtataagcctagtgtggagaatgcagcagctaccggtaaaagtcaaaaataaaaatagataccaataaaagaaaaattaatcgagacatcagtagtttaaatgATTTTGAAtagccatattgaatcaggagcaccatataaggctggagtcacactcagcgtaagacaatacggtccgtatattacggccgtaatacgctgaaaagtccccaaaatagtggtccgtagctcctccgtaggcagggtgtatcagcgtattttgcgcatggcatcctccgtatgtaatccggatggcatccgtactgcgtgtttttctcgcaggcttgcaaaaccgacatacggctatacaagggatccatgtgtaaaaaaaacacatatactgtatatatatatatatatatatatatatatatatatatatatatatatataccgtatatactcgagtataagccgacccgagtataagccgacccccctaattttgccacaaaaaactgggaaaacttattgactcgaatataagcctagggtggaaatgcagaattaccggtgaatttcaaaaataaaaatagatcattattgccccatagctgtgccatatagtgctctgcaccgttcattattgtcccatagctgtgccatatagtgctctgcaccgttcattatttccccatagctgtgccaaatagtgctctgcaccgttcattattgccccatagctgtgccatatagtgctctgcaccgttcattatttccccatagctgtgccatatagtgctctgcaccgttcattatttccccatagctctgccatatattgctctgcaccgttcatatttccccatagctgtgccatatagtgctctgcaccgttcattatttcccatagctgtgccatatagtgctctgcaccgttcgttatttccccatagctctgccatatagtgctctgcaccgttcatattgccccatagctgtgccatatagtgcgctgcaccgttcatatttccccatagctgtgccatatagtgctctgcaccattcatatttccccatagctgccatatagtgctctgcaccgttcatattttcccatagctgtgccatatagtgctctgcaccgttcatatttccccatagctgtgccatatagtgctctgcaccattcatatttccccatagctgtgccatatagtgctctgcaccattcatatttccccatagctgtgccatatagtgctctgcaccgttcattattgccccatagctgtgccatatagtgctctgcaccgttcattattgccccatagctgtgccatatagtgctctgcaccgttcattattgcctcatagctgtgccatatagtgctctgcaccgttcattatttccccatatctgtgccccatatagtgctctgcaccgttcatatttccccatatctgtgccctatatgctctgcaccgttcacatttccccatatatgctccacataaatctgtgccactgctgctgctgcaataataaaaaaaaaatgccatactcaccattcttgcttgcagctccccagcgtccggtcccggcgtctctctgcactgactgatcaggcagagggcggcgcgcacactatatgcgtcattgcgccctctgacctgcacagtcagagtggagagatgccgggaagatggagcggcgcccagcggctggaacggggacaggtaaatatgctatactgacctggtcccggcgtccggctccttctcccgcacagctggtcttcggtgccgcagcttcttcctctatcagcggtcaccggcaccgctgattagagaaatgaataggcggctccacccctaagggaggtggagccgcctaatcatttctctaatgagcggtcccacgtgaccgctgaagaggggaagagctgcagcacagaagaccgtgcgacaggcggggagcgccaggatcgctggaagcaggtaagtatgcctcagtgccctcacccgccgaccctgccacccaccttgactcgagtataagccgagaggggcactttcagcccaaaaatttgggctgaaaatctcggcttatactcgagtatatacggtatatatatatatatatatatatatatatatatatatatatatatcagtagacatatggaaccagggctcgagccaacacatctcctgcaggcgtgaataaatgtacagtgggtacagaaagtattcagacccctttaaatttttcactctgtttcattgcagctatttggtaaattcaaaaaagttcatttttctcattaatgtacactctgcaccccatcttgactgaaaacaaaacagaaaagtagaaatttttgcaaatttaatataaaagaaaaactgaaatatcacatggtcataagtattcagaccctttgctcagacactcatatttaagtcacatgttgtccatttccttgcgatcctccttaagatggttctacgccttcattggaggccagctgtgtttaattaaccccCGAAgcctttttcagttttgcgttttcatttttcactccccttcttcttagaaacataacttttttatttttccatcaatatggccatgtgaggacttgtttttgcgggacgagttgtacttttgaatgacaccattgattttaccatgttgtgtactagaaaacgggaaaaaattccaagtgtggtgaaactttaaaaaataaaagtgcaacctcacattttttttttgtttggcttttttgctaccttCACTAAAAGCTGAAACTGAccggccgttatgattctccaggtcattacgagttcatagacaccaaacatgtctaggttcttttttatctatgtggtgaaaaaaaaaagttgttaaaaaataaaatttgcgccattttccgatacccttagcgtctcatttttcgtgatctgaggttgggtgagcgcttatttttttaatcctttttttattgatagatcaggcgattctgagcgcagcagggccaaatatgtgtatgtttgattttatttttattttattttgtatgggcaaggggggggggggattttaatttttaaattcttaaaatctttttttgttttacttttggcatgcttcaatagtctccataggagactagaagctgccacaacctgattggctctgctacatagaggcgatgttcagatcatctctatgtagctgatttactcacttgctatgagcgccgaccactgggtggcgctcacaggaaGCCGGCACtgataaccatagaggtttccaggagacctcagattgtcatgccaacacaccggtgagccGCAATCACCTGACGAGttgtcaccggtgtgcgtatttccttCGCGATTGCCAGAAGCGAAATTTAAATGCCgcttcagagtttgacagcggcatttcactgGTTAATAGCCGTGGCTGAAtctcgattccacccgtggctattgcgggcacatgtcagctgttcaaaacatgatGAAAGATGTGtgttcaccaccggagcccacatcaaagggaggaagtcTGACATTGGcgcactattacgcccgatgtcagtaaGGAATTAAACTTATAggaattgatttggaaaggcacacacctcatagctcacagtgcatgtcagaccaaatgagaatcatgaggtcaaaggaactggccaaggagcgcagagacagaattgtggcaaggcacagatctggccaaggttacaaaagaatttctgcagtactcaaggttcctaagagcacagtcgcctccataatccttaaatggaagaagtttgggaccatcagaagtcttcctagacctggccgtccgccAAATTGTGCaaacgtgggagaagagccttggtgagagaggtaaagaagaaccccaagatcagtgTGGCTGAGCTGCACAGATGCAGTAGGCGGATGggagaaagtcaactatcactgcagccctccaccagtcaggcctttatggcagagtggcccggaagcctctcctcagtgcaagacatatgaaagcccgcatagagtttgctagaaaacacatgaaggactctcagactatgagaaataagattctctggtctgatgagacaaagatggaCCTTTTTAGTGAAAATtcaaagcggtatgtgtggagaaaaccaggcactgctcatcacctgcccaatacaatcccaacatgatgaaacatgatggtggccgtatcatgttatgggggtgtttttcagctgcacggacaggatgactggttgtcattgaaggaaacatgagtgcggccaagtactgagatatcctggattaaaaccactttcagagtgctctggacctcagacttggccgaaggttcaccttccaacaagacaatgacactaagcacacaaaggagtggcttcagaacaacttcttgactggcccagccagagccctgccctaaacccaattgaacatctctggagagacctgaaaatggctgtctgttgtgaattctgctcttgggttccctccagtggttgtaggtgggaatgcagttgtctctgagtcgcagtcctggccaggtggtacttgcggcttctgagtttcctccctcaggtgatgtgggtgaggtcgttaggtgctgctctacttaactccacctagtgcttttatcctggcttcctgtcaatgttccagtattggacttgttttcctcctggatcgttcctgtggcctgctgctctgcatagctaagttttccttgctattttgtttgcttttcttctggtccagcttatctatttgtttgctgtggAATGCTCTGGGGACGCAGAGGggttgtacctccgtgccgttagttcggtacggagggtctttttgccccctttgcgtgtgttttttagggttttgtgttgaccgcaaaagttatctttcctatcctcgctctgttcagaaagtttagcaaagtgaggcccgactttctgaacagagcgaggataggaaagataactttgcggtcaacacaaaaccctaaaaaccacg is a window encoding:
- the LOC138663356 gene encoding gastrula zinc finger protein XlCGF7.1-like — protein: MFKSDNLEIPQDTIEVNAITPNIPSSLHSKDLPSDHLEQVLSSDSLPSTNENQSHKISIKNRTAPKAMKTFSFSEYGNSFPLEKSFLKQQKLHKADNRFSCSKCGRCFNQKSDFVSHQSIHTVNKLVTHQRTHTGEKPFSCSECGKCFNHKANLVSHQKTHTGEKPFSCSECGKCFNHKSNLVSHQKTHTREKPFSCSECGKCFKHKANLVSHQKTHTGEKPFSCSECGKCFVKKPSLSSHQRIHTGEKLF